In one window of Methanococcoides methylutens DNA:
- a CDS encoding TIGR00296 family protein, which produces MLSDSEGRKAVSLARDTIELFLENGKKMQVSDLPEVFNELRGVFVTLTIEGDLRGCIGHPYPDSPLSDAIIDSAISAATRDPRFPAVDISEMGDIVVEVTILTQPELIDVPPQKLPEIIEIGRHGLIAKDGPYQGLLLPQVAPENDFDAIDFLTHTCLKAGLAHDAWLTGAQMYWFEGQIFKEISPRGDVEEEKFNSCCK; this is translated from the coding sequence ATGCTCAGTGATTCCGAAGGTAGAAAGGCTGTAAGTCTTGCAAGGGATACTATTGAACTGTTCCTTGAGAATGGAAAAAAAATGCAGGTATCCGATTTGCCGGAAGTTTTCAATGAACTGCGCGGAGTCTTTGTGACCTTGACCATCGAAGGTGATCTGAGAGGCTGTATCGGTCATCCGTATCCGGATTCTCCTTTGAGTGATGCTATCATTGATTCTGCTATCTCAGCAGCAACAAGGGATCCCCGTTTCCCTGCAGTGGATATCTCAGAGATGGGTGACATTGTTGTGGAGGTAACTATACTGACACAACCCGAACTTATCGATGTGCCTCCGCAAAAGCTACCGGAAATTATCGAGATAGGTCGACACGGTCTTATTGCTAAGGACGGTCCATACCAGGGGTTGCTGCTTCCACAGGTGGCACCTGAGAACGATTTTGATGCTATTGACTTTTTGACCCATACCTGCTTAAAGGCCGGTCTGGCGCACGATGCCTGGCTTACAGGTGCACAGATGTACTGGTTCGAAGGACAGATATTCAAAGAAATAAGCCCGCGGGGCGACGTTGAAGAAGAAAAGTTCAATTCATGTTGTAAGTGA
- a CDS encoding phosphoglycerate kinase encodes MMNTLTAKDFLTIDDFDIEDRTILVRVDLNSPMDPEGGILDDMRINSHIPTLRALENAKVVLLAHQSRPGKNDFSTMEAHARIMSRLLGRKVTYIDDIFGTYARTSISTMENGDVILLENVRFYSEESLKRPVSEQQGTHMVRQLAPLFDIFLNDAFAVSHRSQLSIVGFTGLLPCGAGRLMEREITALEKSLKGNEYPCIFVLGGAKADDSIKVAENVLSSGGADRVLVTGVVANVMLAASGVDIGEPNMKFIESQGYLEQIDKAKQVLDRFEGKIGLPRDAALNDGGKRIDVSIEEVASANLPINDIGLETIVAYSGEIENAKTVVLNGPAGVSEIDGFEIGTFEIIKAAANAEYSIAGGGHITAEVRNIGYEDKFSHISTGGGACIDFLAGDTLPGIEALKVAAKRYLETE; translated from the coding sequence GTGATGAATACCTTGACTGCTAAAGATTTTCTCACGATCGACGATTTTGACATTGAGGATAGAACAATTCTTGTGAGGGTTGACCTGAACTCCCCAATGGATCCGGAGGGTGGCATTCTTGATGACATGAGGATCAATAGCCATATTCCCACTCTGAGGGCTCTTGAGAACGCAAAGGTCGTACTTCTTGCCCACCAGAGCCGGCCCGGGAAGAACGATTTCTCTACTATGGAGGCACATGCACGGATAATGTCCAGACTCCTTGGTCGCAAGGTGACCTATATTGATGATATCTTTGGCACTTATGCAAGGACAAGTATATCTACAATGGAGAATGGGGATGTTATACTTCTTGAGAATGTGCGTTTCTATTCGGAAGAATCCCTGAAAAGACCTGTAAGCGAACAGCAGGGCACTCACATGGTAAGACAATTGGCTCCACTATTTGATATTTTCCTCAATGATGCTTTTGCAGTATCTCACAGGTCACAATTGTCCATCGTTGGCTTTACCGGATTGCTTCCATGTGGTGCCGGGCGTTTGATGGAGCGTGAGATCACAGCTCTTGAAAAGAGTCTGAAAGGGAACGAATACCCATGCATATTCGTACTTGGTGGCGCAAAAGCGGATGATTCTATCAAAGTTGCAGAGAACGTTCTCTCCAGTGGTGGTGCTGACAGGGTTCTTGTCACAGGTGTTGTGGCAAACGTCATGCTTGCTGCATCGGGTGTTGATATTGGTGAACCCAATATGAAGTTCATTGAATCCCAGGGTTACCTGGAACAGATCGATAAAGCAAAACAAGTCCTTGACAGGTTCGAAGGGAAGATCGGTCTGCCTCGCGATGCTGCATTGAATGACGGTGGCAAGCGGATCGATGTCAGTATTGAAGAGGTCGCTTCAGCGAACCTTCCGATAAACGATATTGGTCTTGAGACGATTGTTGCATATTCCGGTGAGATCGAGAACGCAAAGACCGTTGTTCTGAATGGTCCTGCAGGTGTTTCGGAGATCGATGGTTTTGAGATCGGGACCTTTGAGATAATAAAGGCTGCAGCGAACGCTGAATATTCGATCGCTGGCGGTGGCCATATTACTGCTGAGGTGCGCAATATCGGCTATGAGGACAAGTTCTCTCACATAAGTACCGGTGGCGGTGCATGTATCGATTTCCTTGCCGGGGATACACTACCCGGTATAGAGGCCTTAAAGGTGGCTGCAAAGAGATATCTTGAAACTGAATGA
- a CDS encoding phosphotransacetylase family protein has product MASILISSSEKYSGKSSLCTGIGIILRNKGYSVGYMKPIGNMLVDVNGVLSDEDAEQMRKVFDLKDDINRITPILLTDNLAEDALAGVEKHFDRTLSNAFAEVSKDKDVVLIEGTGGIGGGAMYGLSDPQVSSILGTKMLLVTRYDSVYAVDRILCDIKLINDPDMLAGIILNEVDEGQMTYVCELVVPFLESKGIKVVGVLPKDSTLRSVPISEIVEDLHAEVLAGSEHLEELVEHYLVGAMEVNSAIKYFRRNPGSVVITGGDRADIQMAAIEARVKCLVLTGNLQPSGAVLGSADEAGIPVVLVRGDTMSTIGRMEGLIGHSRFRKEHKLDRIVELIENNVDINSLLSIIGL; this is encoded by the coding sequence GTGGCATCTATATTGATAAGTTCCTCTGAAAAATACTCGGGTAAAAGCTCCCTTTGTACGGGAATTGGTATCATCCTCCGGAACAAGGGTTATTCTGTTGGTTACATGAAACCGATAGGTAACATGCTGGTGGATGTTAACGGTGTCCTCTCTGATGAGGATGCAGAACAGATGCGAAAGGTCTTCGACCTGAAGGACGATATCAATCGTATCACTCCTATATTGCTGACTGACAACCTTGCAGAAGATGCTCTTGCAGGTGTTGAGAAACATTTTGACAGGACCCTTAGCAATGCATTCGCTGAAGTTTCGAAAGACAAGGATGTCGTTCTCATTGAAGGTACGGGTGGCATTGGGGGAGGCGCGATGTATGGTCTTTCTGATCCTCAGGTCAGTTCTATACTTGGAACAAAGATGCTTCTGGTGACGCGTTATGATTCTGTCTATGCTGTGGATCGCATTCTCTGTGACATCAAATTGATAAATGATCCTGATATGCTTGCAGGCATTATACTAAACGAGGTAGATGAGGGCCAGATGACGTATGTTTGCGAACTGGTGGTTCCTTTCCTGGAGAGTAAGGGTATCAAGGTCGTTGGTGTTTTACCAAAGGACTCAACACTTCGTTCAGTTCCTATCTCCGAGATCGTGGAGGATCTGCATGCTGAGGTCCTTGCTGGTTCAGAGCATCTTGAAGAGCTTGTGGAGCATTATCTTGTAGGTGCAATGGAGGTTAACTCGGCTATCAAGTATTTCCGACGCAACCCTGGCTCAGTTGTCATCACCGGAGGTGACAGGGCAGATATTCAGATGGCTGCCATTGAAGCGCGTGTGAAATGCCTTGTACTTACCGGCAATCTCCAGCCGAGTGGTGCGGTGCTGGGAAGTGCGGATGAAGCAGGAATTCCTGTGGTGCTTGTTCGTGGTGACACCATGTCAACTATAGGCAGAATGGAAGGCCTGATCGGACACTCAAGGTTCAGGAAAGAGCATAAACTTGATCGTATTGTCGAGCTTATCGAGAACAATGTGGACATTAATAGCTTGTTATCAATTATAGGTCTATGA